A genomic window from Candidatus Methylomirabilota bacterium includes:
- a CDS encoding ABC transporter substrate-binding protein, whose translation FLLGRAPMPGFRWSDLVGKTVIGFAEAPTPWQCMLTVLRRNGVDPAAVRIERERHVPEALAAFRDGHGDFLEQTQPIVEQMLASGEAHLVASMGEATGPVPFTSYMTTPDFLRREPDTVLRFTRALYRTQRWLAGHDAKAIAEVIAPDFPNIERVILERAVDRFSRQGTWARDPILRQPGFDYLQEILQTGGFIRKSHRYEDLVDTSIAERAVREMEVRP comes from the coding sequence CTTCCTCCTGGGCCGCGCGCCGATGCCGGGGTTCCGCTGGTCCGATCTTGTCGGGAAGACCGTCATCGGGTTCGCCGAGGCGCCCACACCGTGGCAGTGCATGCTGACCGTGCTGCGGCGGAACGGCGTGGATCCGGCCGCCGTGCGCATCGAGCGTGAGCGCCACGTGCCGGAGGCGCTCGCGGCCTTCCGCGACGGGCACGGCGACTTCCTCGAGCAGACGCAGCCGATCGTCGAGCAGATGCTCGCAAGCGGCGAGGCCCACCTGGTCGCGTCCATGGGCGAGGCGACGGGGCCGGTGCCGTTCACCTCCTACATGACGACGCCCGACTTTCTCCGCCGTGAGCCCGACACCGTGCTCCGTTTTACGCGGGCGCTCTACCGCACACAGCGCTGGCTCGCGGGTCACGACGCCAAGGCCATTGCGGAGGTCATCGCGCCGGACTTCCCGAACATCGAGCGTGTGATCCTGGAGCGCGCCGTCGATCGTTTCTCGAGGCAGGGCACGTGGGCGCGTGACCCTATCCTGAGACAGCCCGGCTTCGACTACCTCCAGGAGATCCTTCAGACGGGCGGCTTCATCAGGAAGAGCCACCGCTACGAGGATCTCGTGGACACCTCGATCGCCGAACGGGCCGTCAGGGAGATGGAGGTGCGGCCCTGA